Within bacterium, the genomic segment GAAGCCAAAGAGTACATGATGTTTTGAAGCGAAATTTCTTTGATTGTGTAGCCTAAAGACGTCAGTTTTTTGATAGAGTCCTCAAAATTTTTCTTCACGTCTTCATCCATACCTTTCGTTTCCAGAATTTCTTTCGGTACTCCGATTATCATGTTCTTTTTCTCTTTCCGCGGCGGATATGTTCCGTCAGGGTACGTCGTACTGTCATAGGGGTCTTGGCCTTTCATTGCATTAAACAGTATTTCCGCATCATCCACAGTGCGGGTGATGGGACCGATAACATCAAGAGAAGAACCCATGGCCATAAGTCCGTGACGGGAAACGCTTCCGTATGTCGGTTTAAGACCCACGCATCCGCAAAAACTTGCGGGCTGCCGTATTGAGCCTCCGGTGTCAGAACCCAGAGCGGCAAGAGCGAGTCCCCCACCCACCGCCGCGGCGGAACCGCCCGATGAGCCTCCGGGAACACGAGTGAGGTCGTGTGGGTTTTTTGTTACGCCAAAAGCGGAATTTTCCGTCGAACCTCCCATGGCAAATTCGTCCATGTTGGTACGACCCAAAAAGACGGCATCTTCGTTGATGATTTTTTGGGCCGCAGTCGCCGTATACGGCGCGGTGTAATTTTCAAGAATTTTTGATGCCGCGGACGCCTTCTTTCCCTTAATCAGAATATTGTCTTTAATGGCAAGCGGAATGCCGGTAAGCGCACCCGCTTCCCCATTTTCTATTTTTTTCTGAGCGGTTTCGGTTTGTTTGTCTATGTCGGAATATATTTCAAGATAGGCGTTGAGATCCTTATTTTTTTCTTTTGCAACGTCAAGAAAGGCGTGAACAAGTTCGGACACTGAAAAATCTTTGGTACAAAGACGTTCGTGGGCGGTGCGTATCGAGAGATGTGTGAGGTCTGAGGCCATGCGTTTAGAGAATATTTTTTACTTTCAGTTCGTTGTTGTCCCCCTTTTCGGGAAATTCGGCGACAATTTCTTTCGTGTATGCGCCACTTTCGTGGGGATTCTCGTCTTCGCGCATAACATTTTTAAGCATATTGTCGGAAGACGATTTCTTGTCGTCAAGAGAAGACACGACATTTTTTATTTGTTCGACATAGCCCAAAATCGAGTCGATTTCTTTGGCAAATTGTTCAACTTCTTCATCGCTTACCTTCATACGCGACAGCCCCGCGAGTTTTTTAACCTCTTCTTTGGTAATCATAGGCTTAAGTGTACGGAGAAAAAATACCCATGTAAAGAACCGCTCAATAATATTTCCTGCAAAGCGCTCACCTGCTTCCAGCGATAGGTTCGCTAAACTCAGAAAATTTTTGGCTCAAAGCCAAACCGAGCAAATTTTCCTGCGAACATTGCAGAAAATATTGTTTCGCTTTGACGGGAAGAAGAAGATAACAACACCCTTAGTTTATGGAGAGTTTTCTGGTATAAAAAAGGGCGGTCTTTTTTAAAAAGACCGCCCGGTTGGGTTTATGCGTTACTTACTTTGGTGTAACGCGTGGCACCCAAAACCAATTAAAAGGTTTTACAGTGAGGAAGGGTTATGTGTTTTTTTATTCGCCGGCCACCCGGCTACTTCGGATTGCCACCTGATGTACTGCAGAACTTGTGCATCCGCATCCTCCTTTCTCTGTCTTTTGCAGTAAAATCTAGAAGAGACTATACCACAGAAATTAAATTTTAATCAATCCTGTGTTATGCGCTTTTCTTAATACCACTCTCTTTCATGCGCTTACCGAGGGCGCATATACTCGGGCAACAAGACTTTGATTTCTTCCATGAGGCGTTGTTTTTGCCGAGTCAGATTTTCACGAGATAAATCAATGGGAAGCGGAATGGTATACGGTTTTCCGAAACGGATTTCTATGGGGACAGGCGTGATACCCTTTCCCTCTTTGGGAAATGCTTTGTCACTCCCAATGATTGCCGCGGGGACAATCGTGCAATTACTGCTTATTGCGATTGAAGCCGCTCCCCATCCGCCTTCTTTCAACACACCGTCTTTACTGCGGGTGCCCTCCGGGAAAATGACAACGCAGTCCCCGGCCGCGAGAGCCATGACGGCCTCCGTAATTGTCCGCCTTGGTCGGGTCTCATCAACGCAAATAGTGCCAACCGTTGTCATGAACCAATTGAGAAAAGGATGTTTGAAGAGCCTTTTCTTGGCCATTGAGTGCACCATTCTCCGCGGAATGCTTGAATGCACAACCGGCGCGTCCAAATAGCTTGTGTGGTTGCAGGCAATGAGAACACCCCCCTGCTTCGGAAATGTCTCTCTCCCGCTCACCTTAAGACGAAACACGAGGCACGCAAGAGCATATACGGACGTATTTGCTGTGCGATATACGATTCTTCTCCATATATTAAGTTTCACTTTTCCCTCCTTTACGTAGAAATTACAAAGAACTTTTTGTTAGAGGAGAGTATATCAGAGGCAAGAGAGTAATCAACCTTTTTGAATCATGTCGAGAAATGCCCGTTCGGTAAGGACAGAGACACCCAGTGTTTGCGCTTTTCCCAATTTTGACCCAGGTTTTTCTCCGGCAACGAGATAGTCGAGCGTTTTTGAAACGGATTCCAAAACTTTTCCACCGGATTTTCGGATTCTTTCTTTCGCCTCGTCCCGAGACAATAAAGAAAGCGTGCCGGTTAATACGAATGTTTTTCCTGAAAGCGCGCCCTTCGCGGCAGAATGTTTTTGCACGTGAACGTGAGAAAGAAGACCGTCTACGATTTTTTTATTATGCGCGTCGGAAAACCAGTCGGATACGGACGTGGCTACTATCGGTCCGATACCTGATAAGCGCTCAAGTTCTGCAAAAGATGCATGCTGCAGATTGGCAAGCGTGCCGAATGTGTCAGCCAGGTCATTAGCCACCCCTTCTCCCACATGAGGAATGGAGAGTGCGATTAAAAACCTCGGAAACGAAATGTCTTTGGCACTTTCGATTGAGTTAATGATATTTTCTGATGATTTATCTCCGAAACGGGGCAATGCCGAAAGCTCGTCTTTGGTCAGGGAAAAAATATCCTGATAGGAGGAGATGAGCTGGTGTTCCAGTAAAGCGTCAATGATTTTGGGGCCGAGACCTTCGATGTTGAACGCTTTTTTTGACGTGAAGTGGTACAGTTTTCTTTTCTGCTGGGCAAAGGAGTTTTTGTTTACACAACGCCACGCCGCTTCACCGGGGATTCTTTCAATGGCGCCATTTCCTCCGCATTCGGAAACCCTGTCGGGGAAACGATATTGTTTTTCTTTCCCCGTACGCATCCCCCCGACAACGGAAACAATGTCGGGAATAACATCGCCGGCTTTTTGCAAAATAACCGTATCCCCGATACGGACATCAAGCCGCCTGATTTCATCTTCGTTATGTAATGTGGCTCGGGCGACAACGCTCCCCGCAACCCGTACCGGTTTAAGTTCGGCGACAGGAGTCAGGATGCCGGTACGCCCGATTTGGAGAACAATATCTTCCACAATGGTTGTTACCTGCTCTGCCGGAAACTTGAGTGCTATGGCAAAGCGTGGAGATTTTCCGGTATACCCAAGCACTTCCTGATATGCCCGTTCGTTGACTTTAATGACAATACCGTCAAGCAAATAGTCTTCTTTAGTCGATTTTTTCTGCCACTCTTTCCAATACGTCACAACTTCTTCGATATTTTTACAGTGGCGAAAATTTGGATTTGTTTTAAATCCCAAGGTCCGGAGAAGTTTCAATTCATCGTACTGCGTCGCCAGAATCGGGTTTTGGAATGAGGCAATATCATAAATAAAAGTATCCAGATTTCGTTCTTCGACAATTTTCGGGTCAAGCTGTCGGATTGAACCGGCCGCGACATTACGCGGATTGGCATACAGCGGAAGATTTCTTTTTTTCTGGAGAGCGTTCAGTTTTTGGAAATTTGATTTGCTCAACCACACTTCCCCCTCAACGACAACGCCAACATTTTGTGTAAGGGTAATGGGCACAGATTGGATAGTTTTTACGTTTGCAGTAACATTTTCCCCCACCTTCCCGTCTCCGCGCGTAGCGGCCGTTTGAAGCACGCCTTTTTCGTACGTGAGGACAATTTTAAGACCGTCGATTTTCAGTTCGCATGTATACGTGGGAGTTATTTCTCGTCCCAGACGGTTTTTAAGAAAACGCCTGACCCGCGCATCAAATTCTTTTGCGTCTTCTTCCGTAAACGCATCATCAAAAGACCACTGAGAAACAGCGTGGGTGATTTTGGAAAATTCTTTGAGAGGCTCGCCGGCAACTCTTTGGGACGGTGAGTCGGAAGTAATGAGTCCCGGATACTGCTTTTCTATATTGGAAAGTTCGTATTTTAGGGAATCAAGCGCTTCGGGAGAAATCGTTTCCTTATCCAAGACATGATATTCGTACCGGTATTTTTCAACCGTTTCTTTCAGACGCTCATAGCGCTCTTTAATCTCTTTGGGCACAGCAACGCCATGTTTCTTTTCCGACATAGCATCATTATCCCCTATTCTAGTCTCCAGACAAGGGGTGCACGCAGTTGACGATTTGGCTTAGAACCGTGTCGAGGTCATCATAATCGGGCGCTTCAAAATAGAACGCATTACCGTCCACATCTGGGCTATCGGGTGCCGCGAAGCTCGCTATATCATCATTGATATGTTCGCCACAATTGATATACCCCGGGCAGTCGGCCTGGACCGAAGGAATGTTGATTCCGATTGCGAATATGTCTATACCGGCAGAACGGGCGGCGTCCGCCTCAACTACCGCTTTCCCCATGGCAATTTGCCTTCGCGCCAAACCTTGAGGTGTATCGGTTCCAACGTCTCTTGGCGTCATGTTGTATTCTTGATTGCTTTGTCCGGGCCGATGGTCGGCATCGTTAAACAAATTATTTCCGTCAAAATCCTGGCGCATACATGAATAATACTGCGTACTTCCTCCGTCAGTAATCACGATAATGTAATCGGGGGATTCGTTATCCGGACGGTCGTACGTCGACGTATAGTTGTAATTATTGGGTGCGGTCGTGCTTATCGGACTTCCGTCAGCCGTTTCGAAAGCGGCACATAATGCCAAGAAGCTCGGACCACCTACCACAGGACATGTTGCAGGGTTATCATCTGAAGTCGGACAGTGTTCCATCTGAAATCCACGCGCGGTTTGACTTATTGTCTGGTTTTCATTTACAAGAGTTACGGATTGCCCGTAAGAAACGTAATCAGGAACATCGGTTGTGAGGTTTGATGAGAAAAACGGTGACCCGGACATAGCCGAATCGGTATACAGGTTAAGGCGACCTCGCTCAAATATACTTGTCGAACCTCTGTCAAACCCGCTTGTACCAAAACCATCGCATGTAGCCACGTATATGTTGTATTCCCCTGGCGGAATTTCAGGTAAAGGCGTACTTGCTGTTTTGTAGTGTCCACCGCCGCCAAGACTATCATTGACTCCTATCGAAGTCTTAACATTATGGGGAAATTGAACGACAACTCTGTCCGGACCACCCGCCAGAGGACAGTAGAGCCAATTCTCGGTAGGAACCTGCTGATTTCCCAATTCGGCACGGGCAAATTGTATGCCAGCCGCCAAGTTTGTGTAGTCTTCGTACAAGCCGTATTGGAAAAGGTCATTTTCAATACCTGAAAGAATTTGTGCCTTATCACCCGTTAGGTGGGTTATCATATTTGCCCGTGACCCAAATTGGACAATGCCCAAGTGGACGCCAGTTTCCGACGGATTAAGCGTATTTACAAACTGTGTGAGTGCGGATTTTATGAAAGCCAAATCATCCGCCTGAACACTTGAAGAAAGGTCGAGGACAAACATGATATCCGGCCGATATGAACAAATCCCATACGCCTGGAGGTTTTGTTGGCGTTCATATTTTCTTAACGCATTTAATTCGTCCGTATTATATCCCTTAGAGTCGATATCCAGATGAAAAATACCCGGCTGTCTCTCTACTCTCACTACGGAAAAATAAGGGTACTGAAATGTTTGCGGTCCGATTTCATAGTCGTGGCCAAAAGAAAATTCAAAAACCGAAGACGCGTGATTGGAATCCCAAGAAAAAGACTCTTCATTACAGGAAATGGTAAACGGTGTTTCAGGAGTGAAATTTTTTCTATCAAGCAAGCTCCAATAACGAGCGCATTCGGAACCCGCTTCTCCGGCGTAATATGCGAGTTGCGATTCACGTACCGCGGTTGAGAGCACGAAACTTCGTGTGGTAATCGATGCGATGGAAAGACCGAGGGAAAGAACAACCGATGCGATAACTATCGCGATAAGAAGCGTAATACCGTGTTCTTTTTTTTCTATGCGATTAAAAACTCTCATAGGACGGTGTTATAAATATTTGTTTTCAGAGTAAATGTTTTTGTTTGCAGGAAGGAATTTTTCCATGAAATCGTTACAGCCACTACCGCTTCGTCTTCGGTCGCGCCAGTACTCAAAGGAACAATTACCACCGTCCTCGTAAACCTGCTATCGGTCCACTGCGCACCCTCGTCATATCCATAGGCTCCGGTCGTGCTATTAAACTTGAGGGGGGGACACCCCGATGAAGCGCACGCGAGAGCTTGCAACGGACCGGTGTGTGTATACGTAGTATCGATGGCGCATCCGTCGCTACTTGTACAGGCTGAGTCGAGTTCCTCGAGCCACTCTACCCCGCTACTTGGATTTAAAACCGAGTCGAGGGTGTTTTGTTTCTTTTTTGCAACAACATATTCAACGGCATCCTGAGCAAGATAGGCTGCGATAACCTGGTCTCGTGCAAGGGCGGTAATACCGATGCCTTGGGAGGCAATATAGAGCGGTGCGGTGATGGCCCCCATAAGAACCGTTATGGCGACGAGTGTCTCAACAAGAGTAAATCCGTCGGAAACTTTCTTTTGAAAGTTTTGGTGGATAAGTCCTTTTTTTGCGTGATGTATCATACGTGTTTATAAGTCGGTAAAACGTTGTGTAATGGTCGTTTGGATGTTAAAGACCGCTTTTTCCTCGCCTTTTATCCTCGTTTCCGCGCGCAATATCATGAGTACTTTCGACTGGATACCGTCACGGGGGTCGGCACCGCTTATGTAAAATTTTAAATCATTTATTGTAACGGCAGGGTCGGTAAGCGTAATGAACGATGTGCCACCATCAACAGATTTATGTACAGCGTTTCCGTTTAAGCGGTAAATAACCTGGTCGGAAGGTGACAATACATCCCCCGTCGGCGGTTCAAACGCAATATATGTTCCGTCAAGACAGTTACGGAAAGTTCCTATACCATTATTTCCCGCCGCGATTTGTGCCGTTAAGTCGGATTCGGAACCGCAGTTGTACAGCCTCCCGTCACGGGCACTGCGTACGATTTCTTCAATCGAAAAATCAAGGTTGTCGACAATTGCTCTTGTTGCCTGGGCTCTTCGGTGCGCATCGGTGATAAGAAATAGGGCGGTTATGGCAATAAAAGCGACAATCATGAAAATTCCCAAAGAAACAAGCGTCTCTACAAGCGTGTACCCTTTATTTGTTTGAGAAAATTTCGTCATTTTAATTTCAGTATATCATTACTCGCAATCGGCACTTCTTGTAATGTACATGCGCCCGCTCTCCCACACACAAACAAGACGACGCGCTTCACCGCGCGGAGAATAGATTTCAAAAGAAGCGCCTATCGGGTTGACTCCGGCCACACTCGCCTCTATCTGCGGAGAAAGTGAGCGAGGAAACGTAACCGTCACGGAAGGAGCGGTCTGAGGAAAACCGAGCACCTCCGTAAAAAAAACATTGAGTAGGCCGCTCTGTGTATCATATGTTTGCAATTCTTCACCCGTATCGTATTGCCCATCCTGGTTTGCATCATTGAAGATAAGATACTCCGTTGAATTATCGGTAAAAAATATCCCATACCAGCCTGAAAAATCGTCAGAGCCCGGCTGTATTTCCTTTACCGAAGTCGCATAGACCTGGGCTTCTCTCAGAGTCAGAATAATTTCGTTTGCAAATTTGTCGGCAAGAATATTTTCATCGTAACTGCGGTAATTAAACAAGACAACCCCAATGACAAAAGTCATGATGGCGATGCTTACCAAAAGCTCCGTGAGCGTAAACCCGCTTGAAACTCTCTTTTGAAAATTTTGGTGGGTAAAACCTCGTTGTTGGAAAAATTGAGATATTTTCATTACACGTTGAGAAAAAAGGCGCTTACCGAAACATTAAAGAAAAAAACAAGCACCATACCAAGGATTAAAAATGGGCCGAAAGGAATTTCACTTTTCATTGTAAGCTTTTTACCGCCGAAGGACCAGCTGGGTATTCGTTGGAGAAGAATCAACAAAAGACTGACCGCGGCGCCAATCCAAAATGAGAGGACAATCGCATCAAAACCTCCCCGAAGACCGAGAAAAAAACCGATGCCAAGAGCGAGTTTCCCGTCGCCCAATCCCATCCACTCACCTTTTGATAAAAACCACAGAAGAAAAAAGGGTGTAAAAAAAATCGGACCAGCCAACAGATACGGGATATGCCCCGCAAACCCGTCAACAAATACGCCCCAGACAACATCCCCAAGAGAAAGAAAAATAAACAAAAAAACAAGAAGGTCGGGAATAATCATGTGCTTAAAGTCATAGACGGTAATAGCAAGCAGGATACTCCATATGACGGAATAAAAGACAAAGGCGAAGGAAAAGCCGTATGTCATAAACAAGAGCAGAAAAAAAAGGCCCGACAAGAATTCAACCGTCGGATACTGGAAAGAAATCGGAGCTCGACAGTTTTGGCATTTCCCCTTCAGAACAAAGAAACTTGCAATCGGTATGAGCTCAAGGGGTGAAAGCGTTTTACCGCATTGAGGACAATGGGACCTTCCTAGAATCGATTCCTTTCCATAACGCGCGATAACAACATTTAAAAAACTGCCGATGATTGTCCCGAAAATAAAAACAAAAAAATAAAGAAGGGATTGCGAAGGCAGCATACGCTCTTATCGGTTAAAAAATTTAATTACAAGCAAGATCGTTTGCGTTTGTCAGCGCCGCGGTACCCGCGCCACTCACAGCCGTGTAGGGTGTGGCACCACCGCCTTGTGTGCTTCTTGAGACTCCGGTACTGTCGACACACCATGCACCTCCTGAACGAAGCGGGGCTGCCGCTGCCCAGTTGTTTGCCGCACCGGATGCCGGTTTGCCACAAACGTCAGAGGTTTCATTGCCCGCCCCGGCAAAACTCGCGGCATTAAGGGCAAGCATTACGGTTTGATTTTGGGTAACGCTGTTTGCCGCACACACTGCGTCGTAGTCGCCGTCAGTGTCGTAGATAAGTTCTGCTTGAGAACGCACTCCGGCAAGATTTTCTTTCACAGCGGCATCATACCCACGGACACGCGCGGCATTAAGGCTTGCCAAAACAATTGACGACAAAAGGCTGATGATTGAAATCACGACCAAAAGCTCGATAAGCGTAAATCCGGTTTCGTGTTTATTTGTATTCATACACTTTTAAACCCCGCGCAAATTCCACTACACCCATTATACCTCCCGTAAAGGAAAACAAAAACCACCGCTTACGCGGTGGTTTTTGTTTATGAGATCTAAAATTTAGTTACAAGCGACGTCGTTTGCATCAGTTAAAGCCGGTGTAGCTCCTGAAGTCACGCCCGTGTACGCTGTACCGCTTGAGTTCGCCAAACGGGAAACACCCGTTGAGTCGACACACCATGCACCTCCTGAACGAAGCGGGGCTGCCGCTGCCCAGTTGTTTGCCGCACCGGATGCCGGCGCACCGCAAACATCTGAAGTGGTGTCACCTGCTCCTGCTGAACTTGCCGCGTTTAGGGCGTTGAGAACTGTTGTGTTCTGTGTAACGCTGTTTGCCGCACACACTGCGTCGTAGTCGCCGTCAGTGTCGTAGATAAGTTCTGCTTGAGCGCGGATACCGTTAAGGTTTGCCTTCACAGCCGCGTCATTACCCTTGATACGAGCCTGGTTGAGACTTGCCAAAACAACGGAAGAAAGTATACCGATGATGGCAATAACAACCAAGAGTTCGATAAGTGTAAAACCTTTGTTTTTCTGTGACATTGTATAAATGATTTCTTAATAAACTTTTATTTCGACCGGCCCTCTCGCGAGACGCCGCTTTTTAAAAAAAGCTTTGTGCATTCATTATATAACTATATGGATAAAGGAAAAAGGCCTTTGTTGATATCTCGATATTACTCGATATCAATCCTGAGTGGAGTCGAAGGACTGACAACTAGGAAAGCGTTGCGACGTCGTAAATAGGTATGAGAACAGCAGCCAAAAGGATACCCACTCCGACACCCAAAACAACAACCATAAGAGGTTCAATAAGACTAATGAGAGTATCGACGGCATTTGTCACCTCGCGTTGGTAGAACTTGGCCATCGTGTTTAAAATATTGCCCAATTCTCCAGTCTCTTCACCCACCTTCACCATCTGCACCATAATCGTGGGTACTTCGGAGTAATTAACAAGGGATGCGGAAAAAACACTCCCTCCTTTGACCGCCTCAAGGCTTTCAGCCAATATTTTTCGGTAGAGAGCGCTCCCTACAACTGATGAGGTGACCTCTATCGCGCGAAGCATAGGAATACCCGAGGCAATCATCGTGCTCATGTTGTCAGCGACCCGCGAGAGAAACAGTTTTTTGTACAAATCACCGAGATAGGGGACGTTTAACCGGAACCTGTCAAATGCCAAAGCACCTTCGGGAGTTTGTATGTATTTCCCCAAGAAAAAACCTCCCACAATAAGAAAGACCAAGAGAAAAATTCCGTAATGTATGAAAAAGTCGCTCGTCCATATGACAAGTTTGGTATAAATCGGCAATTCCCTCCCCGATTCAATGAGAATGGCGGTTATTTTGGGAATTATCATGGTAAGCATTAAAGACATAACAGCTACAAAAACCGCTATGACAAAGGCGGGGTAAATAAGAGCCCCCCGAACTTTTGAGGCGACTTCGTACGTTCGGTCAAGATAATCGGCCAAATAATTGAATATTTCGTCAAGCCGCCCCGATTCTTCTCCGGAACGGACCATGTTAACGTAAAAATCGGAAAAAACATCGGGATGTTTTGCAAGTGATTGAGATATGGAACTTCCCGACTGCAGGTCATTCGCGACCTGGTCGAGAGTTTCCCGCAAAATTTTGTTCTCCGCCTCGTTGGCAAGAAGTTTAAAAATTCGGAGGGCTGGTACTTTTGCCTCAAACAGCGTCGACATTTGCCGTGACAGGATGACGATGTCTCGGGCGGATACATAGTGAAAAGATGAAAACCATCCCAATGATTTTCTTTCTTCAATCGGGACAATGGATGATAGGACAACACCCTGGTTTTGCAGAGAATTAATGGCCGCATCAATATTGATGGACTCGATTGTCCCTTTTCGCTCCTCCCCCGCTTTGTTTACGCCTTGATAACTAAATAACATATGTGTCTAGAGCATTCTCTCAAGAATCTTTTGGTTAACCGCATGCAGAAAAGCATTTTCAACAGTAATATCGCCTTTACGGACAAGGTCCGCGAGACATCGGTTAAGGTCAATCATTCCTTCCTGTGAGCTTGTTTCAATGACAGTGCTGATTTCGTGTGTTCGTCCTTCGCGAATCAGGTTTGAGACGGCACTGTTTGAAATAAGCAGTTCGTACGCCGGCACAAGACCTCCGGAAATACGGGGAATGAGACGCTGCGAAAAAATACCGATAAGACTTCCCGAAAGCTGAGTCCGAATTTGGTCCTGTTGTTGGGCCGGGAATGAGTCGATGATTCGGTCAATCGTCTGGGAAGCGGTATTGGTATGAAGTGTTGAGAAAACAAGGTGTCCGGTTTCCGCCGCGGTAACCGCCGTCGACATTGTTTCCGGGTCACGCATTTCACCTATCATCAGCACGTCAACATCCTGACGAAAAACGCTATGAAGCGCGGTATGGAAACTTCGCGTGTCATATTTGACTTCTCGCTGGTCAATAATTGATTTTTTGGGTTCAAAAACGTACTCAATTGGGTCTTCAACGGTAATAATGTGCTCAAGACGCGAAGTATTTATCATATCGATAAGTGTTGCCAATGTCGTACTCTTTCCTTGCCCCGTTGGTCCGACAACAAGAAAGAATCCCTGTTGCTTTCGTACAAACAATTCAAGGGATTGCGGCAAACCAAGTTCTTCAAGACTGCGGATTTGTCTCGGGATAAGCCGGAGTGCGATGCTTATTTTCCCCTGCTGGTAAAAAGCGTTGCCTCGGAAACGGGCTTTTTCTTTAAACACATACGCAAAGTCCACTTCTCTTTTCTCCGTGAGTACTTGGCTTTGCTCGGCGGTTAGAATTATCTGCATGAATCCGGTGATGTCAGCCCTTGTAAGCGGAGTTTTTTTGACAAGCGGAATAAGAAATCCGCCGACACGGAATGTCGGGTGGCGGCCTTCGGATAAATGAAGGTCGGAACCATCCTCGTTTATGATGGTTTCAAAAAGTTCTTCAAGCTCTTTCTTATAGTCCATCGTTTAAAAAGATTAATTACCTGTCCTTGGCTTTAACAATCTTGAGTACCTCCTCTACGACTTCCGAAGGAATCGTCGTCGCTTTGACAATGTATCCGTCGGCACCGAGCGTCTTTGCTTCGGAAACATCACTTTCCCCTCCCTGATTGGTAAGCATGACAACCGCCGCATGCGGAGCAAGATTTTCTTTTTTGACTGTTCTCAAAAGTTCTTTTCCATCAATTGTCGGCATAATGATGTCGAGAAGGAGGGCGTCGGGATTAAACCCACTGCGGAGCTGGGCGAGTGCTTCTGTCCCCCCTGGCGCAGTGCTTACATCGAAACCGTTTTTCCCGAATTTCATGGAATACATGTTCAGGAGAAACTTATCATCGTCAACTATTAAGATTTTATATTTTTTCCCGTTTTCCATTAAGAA encodes:
- a CDS encoding type II secretion system F family protein, which encodes MLFSYQGVNKAGEERKGTIESINIDAAINSLQNQGVVLSSIVPIEERKSLGWFSSFHYVSARDIVILSRQMSTLFEAKVPALRIFKLLANEAENKILRETLDQVANDLQSGSSISQSLAKHPDVFSDFYVNMVRSGEESGRLDEIFNYLADYLDRTYEVASKVRGALIYPAFVIAVFVAVMSLMLTMIIPKITAILIESGRELPIYTKLVIWTSDFFIHYGIFLLVFLIVGGFFLGKYIQTPEGALAFDRFRLNVPYLGDLYKKLFLSRVADNMSTMIASGIPMLRAIEVTSSVVGSALYRKILAESLEAVKGGSVFSASLVNYSEVPTIMVQMVKVGEETGELGNILNTMAKFYQREVTNAVDTLISLIEPLMVVVLGVGVGILLAAVLIPIYDVATLS
- a CDS encoding PilT/PilU family type 4a pilus ATPase translates to MDYKKELEELFETIINEDGSDLHLSEGRHPTFRVGGFLIPLVKKTPLTRADITGFMQIILTAEQSQVLTEKREVDFAYVFKEKARFRGNAFYQQGKISIALRLIPRQIRSLEELGLPQSLELFVRKQQGFFLVVGPTGQGKSTTLATLIDMINTSRLEHIITVEDPIEYVFEPKKSIIDQREVKYDTRSFHTALHSVFRQDVDVLMIGEMRDPETMSTAVTAAETGHLVFSTLHTNTASQTIDRIIDSFPAQQQDQIRTQLSGSLIGIFSQRLIPRISGGLVPAYELLISNSAVSNLIREGRTHEISTVIETSSQEGMIDLNRCLADLVRKGDITVENAFLHAVNQKILERML
- a CDS encoding response regulator yields the protein MENGKKYKILIVDDDKFLLNMYSMKFGKNGFDVSTAPGGTEALAQLRSGFNPDALLLDIIMPTIDGKELLRTVKKENLAPHAAVVMLTNQGGESDVSEAKTLGADGYIVKATTIPSEVVEEVLKIVKAKDR
- a CDS encoding type II secretion system protein gives rise to the protein MSQKNKGFTLIELLVVIAIIGILSSVVLASLNQARIKGNDAAVKANLNGIRAQAELIYDTDGDYDAVCAANSVTQNTTVLNALNAASSAGAGDTTSDVCGAPASGAANNWAAAAPLRSGGAWCVDSTGVSRLANSSGTAYTGVTSGATPALTDANDVACN
- a CDS encoding prepilin peptidase, yielding MLPSQSLLYFFVFIFGTIIGSFLNVVIARYGKESILGRSHCPQCGKTLSPLELIPIASFFVLKGKCQNCRAPISFQYPTVEFLSGLFFLLLFMTYGFSFAFVFYSVIWSILLAITVYDFKHMIIPDLLVFLFIFLSLGDVVWGVFVDGFAGHIPYLLAGPIFFTPFFLLWFLSKGEWMGLGDGKLALGIGFFLGLRGGFDAIVLSFWIGAAVSLLLILLQRIPSWSFGGKKLTMKSEIPFGPFLILGMVLVFFFNVSVSAFFLNV
- a CDS encoding prepilin-type N-terminal cleavage/methylation domain-containing protein, encoding MNTNKHETGFTLIELLVVISIISLLSSIVLASLNAARVRGYDAAVKENLAGVRSQAELIYDTDGDYDAVCAANSVTQNQTVMLALNAASFAGAGNETSDVCGKPASGAANNWAAAAPLRSGGAWCVDSTGVSRSTQGGGATPYTAVSGAGTAALTNANDLACN